The following are from one region of the Vitis riparia cultivar Riparia Gloire de Montpellier isolate 1030 chromosome 9, EGFV_Vit.rip_1.0, whole genome shotgun sequence genome:
- the LOC117921918 gene encoding receptor-like protein EIX2, whose translation MENCSSKSYMPYLTNLILPNNQLVGKLAEWLGLLENLVELDLSYNEFEGLIPASLGALSNLESLKLNNNSLQGPIPATLGSLQHLTDMWLGTNQLNGTLPDSFGQLSELLCLEVSFNSLTGILSAEHFSKLSKLKHLYMQSNSGFNLNFRSFFPAWLQSQKELVSLDFSNTSISSPIPNWFWNLSSNLDFLNLSLNHLHGQLPNPLNVSQYALIDFSSNLFEGPIPLPTKTIESLDFSNNNFSGPIPPSIGESIPSLRVLSLSGNQITGVIPASIGDIRGLDIIHLSWNSLTGSIPSTVINCSSLRVLDLGNNDLSGRIPEQLGQLKWLQSLHMENNKLSGGLPSSFQNLSSLETLDLSYNRLSGNIPTWIGAAFMGLKILNWRSNGFSGSLPSELSYLRSLHVLDLSQNNLTGSIPPTLGGLQAMAQEKNVNQFVLYGSFQGRRYGGQYYEESLVVNMKGQRLEYTRTLSLVTSIDLSGNNLSGEFPEAITELFGLVALNLSRNHITGQIPESISRLKELLSLDLSSNKLFGTILSSMASLSFLGSLNLSNNNFSGKIPFTGQMTTFDELAFDGNPGLCGAPLVEKCQDEDSDKEHSTGTDENDNHFIDRWFYLSVGLGFAAVDIIWHLNMQCRGI comes from the exons ATGGAAAACTGCAGCTCTAAAAGTTATATGCCTTACTTGACTAATTTGATCCTGCCCAACAATCAATTAGTTGGCAAATTAGCAGAATGGTTGGGACTGCTTGAAAATCTTGTGGAACTAGACCTGTCATATAACGAGTTTGAAGGCCTTATCCCTGCTTCTTTAGGGGCATTGTCAAATCTTGAGAGCCTCAAACTAAACAATAACAGCCTTCAAGGTCCCATCCCTGCAACTTTAGGGTCATTGCAACACTTGACAGATATGTGGCTTGGAACTAACCAACTGAATGGGACTCTCCCAGATAGTTTTGGACAGCTTTCTGAATTACTTTGCCTGGAAGTTTCTTTCAATAGTTTGACAGGGATTCTCTCTGCAGAGCATTTCTCAAAGCTAAGTAAGTTGAAACATCTGTACATGCAGTCCAATTCAGGTTTCAATTTGAAT TTTAGGTCCTTCTTTCCAGCTTGGCTTCAGTCCCAAAAGGAGCTTGTGTCTCTTGATTTCTCAAACACTAGCATTTCAAGTCCCATACCAAACTGGTTTTGGAATCTTTCTTCTAATTTAGATTTCTTAAATCTTTCTCTCAATCACTTGCATGGCCAGTTACCAAATCCATTAAATGTTTCTCAATATGCATTGATTGATTTCAGCTCCAACCTCTTTGAAGGACCTATTCCTCTTCCAACCAAAACTATTGAATCACTAGATTTCTCCAACAATAATTTTTCGGGTCCCATCCCACCGAGCATAGGTGAATCCATTCCAAGCTTGAGGGTCCTTTCTCTCTCGGGTAATCAAATAACAGGAGTCATCCCAGCTTCTATAGGAGATATAAGGGGTCTTGATATCATTCATCTTTCATGGAATAGTTTGACAGGAAGCATTCCCTCAACCGTAATCAATTGCTCTTCCTTAAGAGTTCTAGACCTTGGAAACAATGACTTGTCCGGGAGAATTCCAGAACAGTTGGGTCAGTTAAAGTGGCTTCAATCTCTTCACATGGAAAACAACAAGCTCTCAGGAGGGCTGCCctcatctttccaaaatttgtctAGTTTGGAAACTCTTGATCTCAGTTACAACAGATTGTCAGGTAACATTCCAACATGGATTGGAGCTGCTTTTATGGGTCTTAAAATCCTTAACTGGAGGTCGAATGGGTTCTCTGGCAGTCTTCCTTCTGAGCTTTCATATCTACGTTCATTGCATGTCCTGGACCTCTCACAAAATAATTTGACTGGCAGCATTCCACCTACATTGGGTGGCCTCCAAGCAATGGCTCAAGAGAAAAATGTAAACCAATTTGTGTTATATGGGAGCTTTCAAGGCAGACGGTATGGAGGGCAATATTATGAAGAAAGCTTGGTTGTGAACATGAAAGGACAACGTCTAGAATATACCAGAACTCTTTCCCTTGTTACCAGTATAGACCTGTCTGGCAATAATTTAAGTGGAGAGTTTCCAGAGGCAATAACAGAATTATTTGGTTTGGTGGCTCTCAACCTGTCACGGAACCACATTACTGGCCAAATTCCTGAAAGCATTTCAAGGTTGAAGGAATTGTTATCTCTTGATCTATCAAGCAATAAGCTCTTCGGCACAATTCTTTCTAGCATGGCTTCATTATCTTTTTTGGGTTCTTTGAATCTATCAAACAACAACTTCTCTGGTAAGATTCCTTTTACAGGACAGATGACAACTTTTGATGAACTTGCCTTTGATGGAAACCCAGGTCTTTGCGGAGCTCCTCTTGTTGAAAAATGCCAAGATGAGGATTCTGATAAAGAGCACAGCACTGGTACCGATGAAAATGACAATCATTTCATTGATCGGTGGTTTTATTTGAGCGTCGGATTAGGGTTTGCAGCAG TGGATATAATATGGCACCTGAATATGCAATGCCGGGGTATTTAA
- the LOC117921917 gene encoding putative receptor like protein 25, giving the protein MAQEKLNIHRLNVNASSSYEERLVVIAKGQSLEYTKTLSLVVAIDLSDNNLSGEFPQEITKLFGLVVLNLSRNHITGQIPKSISMLRQLLSLDLSSNKLSGTIPSSMASLSFLSYLNLSNNNFSGKIPFTGQMTTFTELAFLGNPDLCGAPLATKCQDEDPNKRQSVVSDKNDGGYVDQWFYLSVGLGFAMGILVPFFVLATRKSWCEAYFDFVDEIVRWLLRGRATYAKNHPRRR; this is encoded by the coding sequence ATGGCTCAAGAGAAATTGAATATACATCGGTTAAATGTGAATGCCAGCTCCTCGTATGAAGAACGATTGGTTGTGATTGCCAAAGGCCAAAGTCTTGAATATACCAAGACTCTTTCTCTTGTTGTAGCCATTGACCTATCCGACAATAATTTAAGTGGAGAGTTTCCCcaagaaataacaaaattgtTTGGTTTGGTGGTTTTGAACTTGTCGAGGAATCACATCACTGGCCAAATTCCTAAAAGCATTTCAATGTTGCGACAATTGTTATCTCTTGATTTGTCAAGCAATAAGCTTTCCGGCACCATTCCTTCAAGCATGGCCTCATTATCATTCTTGAGTTATTTGAATCtatcaaataacaatttctCTGGTAAGATCCCCTTTACAGGGCAAATGACAACCTTCACCGAGCTGGCCTTTCTGGGAAACCCTGATTTATGTGGAGCTCCATTGGCCACAAAATGCCAGGATGAAGATCCAAATAAAAGGCAAAGTGTTGTTAGTGACAAAAATGATGGTGGCTATGTTGATCAATGGTTTTACTTGAGCGTTGGCTTGGGATTTGCCATGGGCATCCTagttccattttttgttttggcaACAAGGAAATCTTGGTGTGAggcctattttgattttgtggatGAGATTGTCAGATGGTTGTTGAGAGGAAGAGCAACCTATGCCAAAAATCATCCTAGAAGGCGATAA